A genome region from Salinigranum halophilum includes the following:
- a CDS encoding TRAM domain-containing protein, with product MTEIPDSLRSLFSATLDERGDSYVIEIPRTEVERDAVSPGDTYRLGLLSSIETDSQPSNEDTQTAKMSDSRAQDESDDGPPVEEGEVREVMIEATGDQGDGIAKVDQGYVIIVPGGYPGETLTIEIDTVRPNVAFAQTLGNGTNG from the coding sequence ATGACCGAGATTCCCGACTCTCTGCGCAGCCTATTCAGTGCGACCCTCGATGAACGAGGTGACTCCTACGTTATCGAGATCCCTCGAACCGAAGTTGAACGCGACGCCGTTAGCCCCGGCGACACCTATCGTCTGGGTCTCCTCTCTTCTATCGAGACGGACTCGCAGCCTTCCAACGAGGACACTCAGACGGCCAAGATGAGTGATTCGCGTGCACAAGATGAATCAGACGACGGGCCACCGGTCGAGGAAGGCGAAGTACGGGAGGTAATGATCGAAGCAACAGGCGATCAAGGCGACGGAATCGCGAAGGTTGACCAGGGATACGTGATCATCGTTCCCGGAGGCTATCCGGGTGAGACCCTTACGATCGAGATCGATACCGTCCGACCGAACGTCGCGTTCGCCCAGACTCTTGGGAACGGGACGAACGGATAG
- a CDS encoding ParA family protein has protein sequence MTDTPRGWGVISSTGIPTIAFGNQKGGTGKTTATINSAGALATRGHDVLAIDIDPQADMTKGLGLGPGDNNDPSSPKNDLPNTLATDDANLLDVLVDNPRTHDTRLSEIVIEAEEYDHLNFDLIPSHKDMGLARDWMDDASARLSLKLALEEMVDEGYDYDFILIDCPPDLSVLTDAAFIAAQNVFLAAQTQATSRDALDDLWDQLESIEDNQQIEIAIVGLLANMYRDDGQSQKFLNAFDESFASMAPIFKLPMRVAIQRAWDNGRDIFEWEDTNDQQVERGVFLEIAETMERAFDKTQVEA, from the coding sequence ATGACCGATACACCGCGTGGGTGGGGCGTCATCTCATCGACTGGCATCCCGACCATCGCCTTCGGGAATCAGAAAGGTGGGACCGGCAAGACGACAGCGACGATCAACAGCGCGGGCGCGCTGGCGACGCGCGGCCACGATGTCCTTGCGATCGATATCGACCCCCAGGCCGACATGACGAAGGGACTCGGACTGGGTCCAGGCGACAACAACGACCCATCGAGTCCGAAGAACGACCTCCCAAACACGCTCGCCACTGATGACGCGAACCTCCTTGACGTCCTCGTCGACAATCCGCGCACGCACGATACCAGACTTTCAGAGATTGTGATCGAGGCCGAGGAGTACGACCACCTGAACTTCGATTTGATTCCCAGTCACAAGGATATGGGCCTCGCGCGAGACTGGATGGACGATGCGAGCGCTCGGCTCTCGCTGAAACTCGCTCTCGAAGAGATGGTCGACGAGGGATACGACTACGATTTCATTCTGATCGACTGCCCTCCCGACCTTTCAGTCCTGACCGACGCAGCGTTCATCGCGGCCCAGAACGTCTTCTTGGCTGCACAGACCCAGGCAACATCACGAGATGCGTTGGACGACCTGTGGGACCAGCTGGAATCGATAGAAGACAACCAGCAGATCGAGATTGCAATTGTCGGGCTCTTAGCGAACATGTACCGAGATGACGGTCAATCCCAGAAGTTCCTCAACGCCTTCGATGAGTCCTTCGCGTCCATGGCTCCAATTTTCAAACTCCCGATGCGAGTGGCGATTCAACGCGCATGGGACAACGGACGCGACATCTTCGAATGGGAGGATACGAACGACCAACAGGTTGAGCGTGGTGTCTTCCTTGAGATTGCAGAGACGATGGAACGCGCGTTCGACAAGACGCAGGTGGAGGCGTAA
- a CDS encoding ribbon-helix-helix domain-containing protein, producing the protein MSASDKPRRVHFQSPEYLVDRLDAIAALFDKDRTDLLVEAIREYIEETADSETFQELVATKYYDDQVEFETVKQLVGAETAQRLRLLKADLEGEPLDLAAPTDVDIYGDNATTVETGDGDER; encoded by the coding sequence ATGAGCGCGAGTGACAAGCCCCGACGAGTCCACTTCCAGTCCCCGGAGTACCTCGTCGACCGACTCGACGCGATTGCAGCACTCTTCGACAAGGACCGGACGGACCTCCTCGTCGAAGCGATCCGCGAGTACATCGAAGAGACTGCCGACAGCGAAACGTTCCAAGAACTGGTGGCAACGAAATACTACGACGACCAGGTTGAGTTCGAGACGGTCAAGCAGTTGGTCGGCGCTGAAACCGCCCAACGACTCCGCCTACTCAAGGCAGATCTGGAGGGCGAGCCACTCGATCTCGCTGCACCCACTGACGTCGATATCTACGGCGACAACGCGACGACGGTCGAGACTGGTGACGGCGACGAGAGATGA
- a CDS encoding dual specificity protein phosphatase family protein produces the protein MTETPESEVIPDGMDRITDQLYISSAPSARRLPEDHPFDRVITVGYFDRLGYERPEATTDEHVFPDGDHDYTQFKCATDTALAALADGQRVLVHCQAGVSRSAAVCSAVLAVQMEIPLEKAYARIHNVRPKVDPVPEVWASAERYVEDRHK, from the coding sequence ATGACTGAAACCCCGGAGAGCGAGGTTATCCCCGATGGGATGGATCGTATCACCGACCAGTTGTACATCTCCAGTGCACCGTCTGCACGTCGTCTGCCCGAAGATCACCCGTTCGATCGGGTGATAACAGTTGGATACTTCGACCGGCTTGGGTATGAACGACCGGAAGCAACGACAGACGAGCACGTGTTTCCTGATGGGGACCACGACTATACTCAGTTCAAGTGTGCAACCGACACGGCGTTAGCCGCCCTTGCGGACGGCCAGCGAGTCCTCGTCCACTGCCAAGCGGGCGTGTCACGAAGTGCTGCAGTGTGCTCGGCGGTACTTGCTGTTCAGATGGAAATCCCGCTCGAGAAGGCGTATGCGCGCATTCACAACGTACGACCGAAGGTCGACCCGGTCCCGGAGGTTTGGGCTAGTGCCGAGCGGTACGTTGAGGACAGGCACAAGTGA
- a CDS encoding TATA-box-binding protein — protein MINSEDAIPENLPRLPHRGGQVRADVTIEQLSGYGDTDLQASVTWAMAVGEYAANRSTPPTLPPSFEDATVDDIRQVMIGHCSKEEILVLLAWLAYQDDRLDRDLFSDDESGQDQPMRNAEPVVRAIESVDDDLLSETPEDYSTVGSLPAQIVSSIEAATAASAFDLGYNLNLNAVAIGLGLDNTEYSPQEFPGEFYRPERGSLGEDVTMVIFGTGQVVCFAQSDRGVRESETSLREQLDDLGFLG, from the coding sequence ATGATAAATTCGGAAGACGCGATCCCCGAAAATCTCCCGCGACTTCCACATCGAGGCGGACAGGTTAGAGCAGACGTCACTATCGAACAACTGAGTGGATATGGGGATACCGACCTTCAAGCATCGGTGACCTGGGCGATGGCAGTGGGCGAATACGCGGCGAATAGATCTACACCACCCACGTTGCCACCGTCATTTGAGGATGCCACCGTTGACGACATACGACAGGTGATGATCGGTCACTGTTCCAAGGAGGAGATACTTGTGTTGCTCGCCTGGCTAGCGTACCAGGACGACCGGCTTGACAGGGATCTCTTCAGCGACGACGAAAGTGGACAGGATCAGCCGATGAGAAACGCCGAGCCGGTCGTTCGCGCAATCGAATCCGTCGATGACGACCTCCTTTCCGAGACCCCCGAGGATTACTCGACCGTCGGCTCTCTGCCCGCCCAAATCGTCAGCAGTATCGAAGCGGCCACAGCTGCGAGCGCGTTCGACCTCGGCTACAACCTCAACCTGAACGCGGTCGCGATCGGTCTTGGACTAGATAATACGGAGTACTCACCACAGGAGTTCCCGGGCGAGTTCTATCGACCAGAACGGGGGTCACTGGGTGAAGACGTCACGATGGTTATTTTTGGAACGGGACAGGTCGTCTGTTTCGCCCAATCGGATCGAGGCGTGCGTGAGAGCGAGACGTCGCTCAGGGAGCAGTTAGACGATCTCGGGTTCCTCGGCTGA
- a CDS encoding tyrosine-type recombinase/integrase: MNRPDADQEDKTDAERIPTFDGVRWTSCSLEDFTDLYWDEIAPCLEAEGIDPASEKPTHQWFRDHDARAFLAALRRHHDRSFGEFWNEDLGLGDAEAGYAWATTDNATIDALEQFLDRRESRYSLATSSVDALRTRLNLYVRAYREANGTDDLLTPIHREQEHPAYEAVDAVYAAFDWLNEGAEREYSAQTLQRVRRVVDAWYQHLVGRRVASVNPASGLYDEFKWEVEDSPTPSLSANQIRKLMQAAGTSREQLLVVALAGWGLRASEVAALHVSQFYRDVAEDDVPFITFESRKNGPGEVSLLYGIDVLDTRIDELSEDETWTGYLFPSSQGKTPYVTRDTVRNWFQNLASEAGLPDRIEGERPSPQLCRRFWYDTYTAVLEGVLEGVDEIAAEQGSSDPRVVMQNYLSDSRSRRVRREFMREQLEEAFGENM, translated from the coding sequence ATGAATCGGCCAGACGCCGACCAGGAGGACAAGACCGACGCTGAGCGGATACCCACCTTCGATGGTGTCCGATGGACCTCGTGTTCCCTTGAGGACTTCACGGACCTGTACTGGGACGAGATCGCCCCCTGCCTCGAAGCAGAGGGCATCGATCCAGCAAGCGAGAAGCCCACCCATCAATGGTTTCGGGATCACGATGCGCGGGCGTTTCTCGCAGCTCTCCGTCGTCATCACGACCGCTCGTTCGGTGAGTTCTGGAACGAGGACCTCGGGCTCGGTGACGCTGAAGCGGGCTACGCATGGGCAACAACGGACAATGCAACAATCGACGCCCTCGAGCAGTTCCTCGACCGCCGAGAGTCCCGATACAGCCTTGCGACGTCGTCCGTCGACGCGCTTCGAACACGACTGAATCTCTACGTCCGTGCCTATCGAGAGGCGAACGGGACGGACGACCTCCTTACACCGATTCATCGCGAGCAAGAGCACCCAGCCTACGAAGCCGTTGACGCGGTCTATGCCGCGTTCGACTGGTTGAACGAGGGAGCAGAACGCGAGTACAGTGCCCAGACCCTCCAGCGTGTGCGGCGCGTCGTCGACGCCTGGTACCAACATCTGGTTGGTCGGCGAGTCGCCTCGGTGAACCCCGCAAGCGGCCTCTACGACGAATTCAAGTGGGAAGTCGAAGACTCCCCGACACCGTCGCTGTCGGCGAATCAGATTCGGAAGCTGATGCAAGCGGCGGGGACGTCCCGAGAACAACTGCTTGTCGTGGCGTTGGCCGGCTGGGGATTGCGAGCGAGTGAGGTCGCAGCACTCCACGTCTCGCAGTTCTACCGTGACGTTGCCGAAGACGACGTCCCCTTCATCACGTTCGAGAGCCGCAAAAACGGACCTGGAGAGGTGTCGCTCCTCTATGGTATCGACGTGCTCGACACCCGAATCGACGAGCTATCGGAAGATGAGACGTGGACGGGATACTTGTTCCCCTCCTCACAGGGAAAAACGCCGTACGTGACCCGAGATACGGTCCGTAATTGGTTCCAGAATCTCGCATCAGAAGCCGGCCTCCCCGACCGAATCGAGGGTGAGCGACCCAGTCCGCAACTCTGCCGTCGCTTCTGGTACGATACCTACACCGCAGTCCTCGAAGGCGTCCTCGAAGGCGTCGACGAAATCGCTGCAGAGCAAGGGAGTAGCGATCCTCGGGTGGTGATGCAAAACTACCTCTCTGACTCGCGTTCTCGTCGAGTCCGACGCGAGTTCATGCGAGAACAGCTGGAGGAAGCTTTCGGGGAGAATATGTAG
- a CDS encoding DUF7509 family protein: MTVEITRDLIVDRLGHVKYDRFLFYLMGPYKSFNLNYVLSETERREIDVEDLPGPLRRLFQSKDDIDAAQALLRRIQGKLRVAPGINAFLALDIDVDTDDVDAATQSIEYTKCSNATAFLVPFLGHNFGVGEEAGSILEALSETHGDRLIFVHEDDVTSAMIRSARVRWDLRVETYETEAELADKLRFFAGGIMQRERRGELSRLD, from the coding sequence GTGACTGTGGAGATTACGCGAGACCTAATCGTCGACCGGTTGGGACACGTGAAGTACGACCGGTTCCTGTTCTACCTGATGGGCCCGTACAAGTCGTTCAATCTCAATTATGTTCTCAGCGAAACAGAGCGCCGCGAGATCGACGTCGAGGACCTCCCGGGACCATTACGTCGTCTCTTCCAGAGCAAAGACGACATCGATGCAGCGCAGGCGCTGTTACGACGGATACAGGGGAAGCTCCGAGTCGCGCCAGGGATAAACGCGTTTCTCGCTCTCGACATCGACGTGGATACTGACGACGTCGATGCGGCAACCCAGAGCATCGAGTACACGAAGTGCAGCAACGCGACTGCGTTCCTCGTGCCGTTTCTCGGGCACAATTTCGGGGTCGGGGAGGAGGCCGGAAGTATTCTCGAAGCGCTTTCAGAGACACACGGGGACCGGTTGATCTTCGTCCACGAGGACGACGTGACGAGCGCGATGATTCGGTCAGCACGGGTTCGGTGGGACCTGCGGGTCGAAACATATGAGACGGAGGCAGAGCTCGCTGACAAACTCCGATTCTTCGCCGGTGGAATCATGCAGCGAGAACGTCGAGGCGAACTCAGTCGTTTAGACTGA
- a CDS encoding transcription initiation factor IIB family protein, with translation MAINDVYEQTFDEDVPAETHATGGCPECGGTVLTNSIETNYEDCSLVLEDCPLDYGLEWRSFEDEPEDRKRTGPPLTPTRHDRGSSLGSLRGTSSPRSSSFITPASTQNAQVKRNTADQAERPRGLALPALSYSR, from the coding sequence GTGGCAATCAACGATGTCTACGAACAGACCTTCGACGAGGACGTCCCTGCAGAGACGCACGCAACCGGCGGTTGTCCGGAGTGTGGCGGGACCGTCCTGACGAACAGTATCGAAACCAATTACGAGGACTGCAGCCTCGTTCTTGAGGATTGTCCGCTCGACTACGGACTGGAGTGGCGATCGTTCGAGGATGAGCCGGAGGATCGGAAACGGACGGGACCCCCACTCACTCCGACCCGGCACGACCGCGGGTCGTCGCTCGGCTCGCTGCGCGGGACGTCGAGCCCGCGCTCGTCCTCATTTATAACGCCGGCTTCAACGCAGAATGCCCAGGTCAAACGCAACACGGCGGACCAAGCAGAGCGACCTCGAGGGCTTGCATTGCCCGCGTTGAGTTACAGCCGCTGA
- a CDS encoding TIM barrel protein, producing the protein MPRPIRVSVPRNLLHADDPNLQAYLAAIADRDLSIELFTQRRHQPDGPLGGFMNEELYNESAVLQAKDLDHSVDSIHMTPLLSGCSSDGARICADKVTDAMLGYGDAVSGDDIDRYRYCDPKTVVFHPPRLPADDPIELGVRRQQLVGTLANANERLRQQAEIPDVPTITIENVCPRGSFTYLLTEPADIDRLATARDQLQTAQDADVTVSPVAYTLDLGHAAEPLAMLDAMGCPDHVHLHGSTKNTAATRRQLRNEYGLESDASVGDVEPGNRLQHLPPEAGDEPLESIVDKLEQSGYTGPLVLEFAAAYRTAETLHDSVDAIRQAGW; encoded by the coding sequence ATGCCCCGTCCGATTCGGGTTTCTGTCCCTCGGAATCTGCTCCACGCCGATGACCCGAACCTGCAGGCGTACCTGGCTGCCATTGCTGACCGTGATCTGTCTATCGAACTGTTCACCCAACGTCGCCACCAGCCAGATGGCCCCTTGGGCGGGTTTATGAACGAAGAGCTGTACAATGAATCGGCTGTACTCCAGGCCAAGGACCTCGATCATTCTGTTGACAGTATCCACATGACGCCACTCCTGAGCGGGTGCAGCAGTGATGGTGCTCGTATCTGCGCCGACAAGGTCACAGACGCCATGCTGGGCTACGGAGACGCTGTATCTGGAGACGATATCGACCGATATCGGTACTGTGATCCGAAGACAGTGGTCTTTCACCCGCCTCGTCTCCCTGCGGATGATCCTATCGAACTGGGCGTCCGACGTCAGCAACTCGTCGGGACGCTTGCGAACGCCAACGAACGACTCCGACAACAAGCCGAGATTCCGGACGTCCCAACGATTACTATCGAAAACGTCTGCCCTCGTGGATCATTCACGTACCTTCTCACGGAGCCGGCGGATATCGACCGTTTGGCAACGGCGCGGGACCAACTGCAAACGGCTCAGGATGCGGACGTGACCGTGTCACCCGTGGCGTACACGCTCGATCTCGGACACGCGGCCGAGCCACTGGCGATGCTTGACGCGATGGGGTGCCCAGATCACGTACATCTGCACGGATCGACTAAGAATACGGCTGCTACCCGTCGTCAGTTACGGAACGAGTATGGTCTCGAGAGCGACGCATCGGTTGGGGATGTAGAACCAGGCAACCGTCTTCAGCATCTACCGCCGGAGGCTGGTGATGAGCCACTCGAATCAATCGTCGACAAACTCGAACAGAGTGGGTACACAGGACCGCTCGTCTTGGAATTCGCAGCCGCATATCGGACCGCAGAGACGCTCCACGACAGTGTGGATGCGATTCGTCAGGCCGGATGGTGA
- a CDS encoding metallophosphoesterase family protein, with protein MTLSCLVISDFHLDPDEATVSIDNVSVPEGIDFVISAGDLINDPNPSDIEYGREFLKRLTADETPILCIPGNHDHLEYTTAMVDGIDYARCLHRETITIDEVCPGSGVDDTLIVGWGCEQFHQDPGIDFERFPSLLDRIEGALDPSQTREPIWSSEIETLGAYCWGEIGPEELTERLNVDGAVLATALQSVQSDARELAELLVRSSSPPILVTHVPPFGSTLDQHHSDAVGRFVGSMAFRIALSRVHTGLLISGHTHVADSTYDSVAKHVIGPGKRREVRIDFEADGLSYSWLHREE; from the coding sequence ATGACGCTCTCGTGTCTCGTGATTAGCGATTTTCATCTGGATCCTGACGAGGCCACAGTATCAATTGATAACGTCTCTGTACCGGAAGGTATCGATTTCGTCATATCTGCCGGAGATCTAATCAACGACCCAAATCCATCCGACATCGAGTACGGCCGGGAATTCCTCAAACGGCTCACCGCCGACGAAACACCCATACTCTGCATCCCCGGCAATCACGATCATCTCGAGTATACCACGGCGATGGTCGACGGGATCGACTATGCACGGTGCCTGCACAGAGAGACAATCACCATCGACGAAGTTTGTCCGGGAAGCGGAGTAGATGACACCCTGATCGTGGGGTGGGGGTGTGAGCAATTCCATCAGGACCCCGGAATCGACTTTGAGCGCTTTCCCTCGTTACTGGACCGAATCGAGGGGGCGCTTGACCCATCACAGACCCGCGAGCCGATTTGGTCCTCCGAGATCGAAACGCTCGGCGCATACTGTTGGGGTGAGATCGGACCGGAGGAACTCACAGAGAGACTGAACGTGGACGGGGCCGTGCTGGCAACGGCGTTGCAATCGGTTCAGAGCGATGCACGAGAACTCGCGGAGCTACTCGTGAGGTCTTCGTCGCCACCGATACTCGTCACCCACGTCCCACCGTTCGGCTCAACGCTTGATCAGCATCACTCCGACGCGGTCGGACGATTCGTCGGCTCGATGGCGTTCCGCATCGCACTGTCGCGTGTTCACACTGGTCTCCTCATCAGTGGCCACACGCACGTGGCGGACTCTACGTACGACTCGGTCGCGAAACACGTGATTGGTCCCGGTAAACGGAGGGAGGTGCGTATCGACTTCGAAGCAGACGGTCTCAGTTATTCGTGGCTTCACCGTGAGGAGTGA
- a CDS encoding ArsR/SmtB family transcription factor, translating into MATNHPHAVGGGVPEDPEDLLPDDSVLSLDEYLAMHAAVGHRTRYEILYRLVHSGDMSPKELEEAISIDDSTLHYHLNKLVDVGLVEKRQRTERGQDGLYTYYRATVFGEVTLTEGVDELIRGEQEFETMYDSSTGN; encoded by the coding sequence ATGGCGACGAACCACCCGCATGCGGTCGGCGGTGGCGTTCCGGAAGACCCGGAGGATTTGCTGCCGGACGATAGTGTTCTCAGTCTCGACGAATATCTTGCGATGCACGCTGCGGTCGGGCACCGGACCCGCTATGAGATCCTCTACCGTCTGGTCCACAGCGGTGACATGAGCCCAAAGGAACTGGAAGAGGCGATTAGCATCGACGACAGCACACTCCACTACCACCTCAACAAACTCGTTGATGTTGGCCTCGTCGAGAAGCGTCAACGCACCGAGCGAGGACAAGACGGCCTGTACACCTACTACCGGGCGACCGTATTCGGGGAAGTGACACTCACAGAAGGCGTCGATGAGCTGATCCGCGGCGAGCAGGAGTTCGAGACGATGTACGACAGTTCGACTGGCAACTGA
- a CDS encoding minichromosome maintenance protein MCM → MPPRDHGDIVTRFREFYRDEYSDKIEEFAEAFPDNQRSLHLYWRDLDQYDSNLAEKIRSEPEQSLERAAEALRRHSRATDADFSDAKVLVARLDETTPLSDLRTEHLGTLIEVTGMVKDVSPVISALSEGAWECEQCGAVTHRSYTPSRETETTPDECTGCGQQGPFSLDHSQSEWVDRHSFVIEEQSQACPSETIIVKVPGDATGRVAAGKHVQLTGVLRREELGERNGSSLPDKYIEPYATLVGADAHLLDLSGEDRDQLLEISQATDVYDQVVDSVAPSIHGHREEKLAIALQLFSGVSKRLPQGSRISGDIHVLLVGDPGTAKTTLGDAARRLSSNGIRITVTTHESSINRPPAEEHRFDSERESVSNLFAGDVNVDVADFLFVDDVNQLSSQARGDLLNSLEGREANEAKSEPNRRLPRQASVLCTGSPEYGRFDQYVPISNQLNISPTLLSQFDLIFTLTDIPAEDTDRDVADHVIQRHLAGERYTNRSNLYISHVSQADVDEATEGVTSPIEADLLRKYIAFAKRNCYPTMTDDANRALREFYVNLRAHGSYEDTPVPVTAKKLEALVKLAEASARIRLSDTVTTEDTERVLGLVKTSLHQIGIDPETGEFDVDIIEHGVSKTQRDRLKNMKLIVEELQKDHELGAPVEKILDRAKGMGIDRSKAEECLEELRDEGRVYQPHGDHFRAV, encoded by the coding sequence ATGCCTCCCAGAGACCACGGCGACATCGTCACTCGATTCAGAGAGTTCTACCGGGATGAGTACAGCGACAAGATAGAGGAGTTCGCCGAGGCCTTTCCCGACAATCAACGCTCTTTGCACCTCTACTGGAGAGACCTCGACCAATACGATTCTAACCTCGCTGAGAAGATCCGGTCCGAACCCGAACAGTCGCTTGAACGCGCTGCGGAGGCGCTTCGGAGACATAGTCGGGCGACTGACGCTGATTTCAGCGATGCGAAGGTACTGGTCGCACGACTTGACGAGACGACGCCGTTGTCTGATCTCCGCACAGAGCATCTGGGAACGCTCATCGAAGTCACCGGAATGGTCAAAGATGTCTCACCTGTTATTTCTGCCCTCTCTGAAGGGGCGTGGGAGTGCGAGCAATGCGGGGCCGTGACTCACCGGTCATACACGCCGAGCCGAGAAACAGAAACCACCCCGGACGAGTGTACCGGCTGTGGACAGCAGGGACCGTTCAGCCTCGATCACAGCCAATCAGAGTGGGTTGATCGTCATTCGTTCGTGATCGAGGAGCAGTCTCAGGCCTGTCCCTCTGAGACGATCATCGTGAAGGTACCCGGCGACGCGACCGGGCGAGTGGCTGCTGGCAAACACGTGCAGCTCACGGGTGTCCTTCGACGAGAAGAACTCGGCGAACGCAACGGCAGTTCGTTACCGGACAAATACATTGAGCCGTATGCCACGCTGGTCGGCGCAGATGCTCACCTCTTGGACCTCTCTGGTGAGGACAGAGACCAGCTACTCGAAATCTCTCAAGCTACCGACGTCTACGACCAGGTAGTGGATTCGGTGGCCCCCTCGATTCACGGCCATCGCGAGGAGAAACTCGCCATCGCGTTGCAGTTATTCTCTGGGGTTTCGAAGAGGCTCCCACAGGGCTCGCGAATCAGTGGTGACATCCATGTCCTTCTCGTTGGCGACCCTGGAACCGCAAAGACCACCCTGGGTGATGCAGCGCGACGACTCTCATCGAACGGGATTCGCATCACAGTGACCACACATGAATCGTCAATTAATAGACCACCAGCTGAAGAACATCGCTTTGATTCTGAGAGGGAATCTGTTTCTAATCTGTTCGCTGGCGATGTCAATGTAGATGTCGCCGATTTTCTATTCGTCGACGATGTCAATCAACTCTCAAGCCAAGCAAGAGGTGACCTCCTCAATTCCTTGGAAGGGAGAGAGGCAAACGAGGCAAAGAGTGAACCCAACAGGAGGCTGCCTCGACAAGCCAGTGTCCTCTGCACTGGCAGTCCTGAGTACGGTCGGTTCGACCAGTACGTGCCGATTAGCAATCAGCTCAACATTTCTCCAACGCTGCTCTCCCAGTTCGACCTGATCTTTACACTCACGGACATTCCGGCCGAAGATACCGACCGAGATGTTGCAGACCACGTCATTCAAAGGCATCTGGCAGGTGAACGGTACACGAACCGGTCAAACCTCTACATCTCACACGTGAGCCAAGCAGACGTAGATGAAGCTACGGAGGGGGTCACCTCACCGATCGAGGCTGACCTCCTCCGCAAGTACATCGCGTTCGCCAAGCGCAACTGCTATCCAACGATGACAGATGACGCCAACAGGGCCCTTCGTGAGTTCTACGTCAACCTTCGCGCCCATGGAAGCTACGAAGATACACCGGTTCCTGTCACCGCCAAGAAACTCGAAGCGCTCGTGAAGTTGGCAGAGGCTTCTGCGCGAATACGGCTTTCCGATACGGTGACGACCGAGGATACGGAGCGTGTTCTCGGCCTCGTCAAGACCTCGTTACACCAGATCGGAATCGACCCTGAGACGGGCGAGTTCGACGTTGATATCATCGAGCATGGGGTCTCGAAGACGCAGCGCGACCGACTCAAAAACATGAAACTGATTGTAGAAGAACTGCAGAAAGACCACGAGCTGGGAGCGCCAGTTGAGAAGATACTCGACCGTGCGAAGGGGATGGGCATCGATCGCTCGAAAGCAGAGGAGTGTCTCGAAGAACTCAGAGACGAAGGCAGGGTCTACCAGCCCCACGGTGACCACTTTCGTGCGGTGTGA
- a CDS encoding DUF7837 family putative zinc-binding protein codes for MNSDSSSLGRCPECSRSISEAWKPIEWEQEDGSVGVFAECPECDEVVRPE; via the coding sequence ATGAATTCGGATTCCTCGTCTCTTGGTCGATGCCCGGAATGTAGTCGGTCGATCTCTGAGGCCTGGAAGCCCATCGAATGGGAACAAGAAGACGGGAGCGTGGGTGTCTTTGCTGAGTGTCCGGAGTGCGACGAGGTCGTCAGGCCTGAATGA